A part of Halobacillus shinanisalinarum genomic DNA contains:
- a CDS encoding HIRAN domain-containing protein: MEILRVTKGKTTTDSFELVFPLLMDENMLRVDFYIEGWRYYDGEKSLETLEMGQELKLVRESNHQHDKYTVKILLTDDTQLGYIPAVYAKFFSTLLKEDQFVSMTIKAINKYGIPQIKVLVHVTGLLPLHLREKYPNLLYPTQNKLEYT; the protein is encoded by the coding sequence ACCACTGATTCTTTTGAGTTGGTTTTTCCTTTGCTAATGGATGAAAATATGCTTAGGGTAGACTTTTATATTGAAGGCTGGAGATATTATGATGGTGAAAAGTCATTAGAGACTTTAGAAATGGGTCAGGAATTAAAATTAGTTAGAGAGTCTAATCATCAGCATGATAAGTATACAGTGAAAATTTTATTGACAGATGATACACAACTAGGTTACATTCCTGCGGTGTATGCGAAGTTCTTTTCCACGCTTTTAAAAGAAGATCAATTTGTGAGCATGACCATTAAAGCAATTAATAAATATGGAATTCCACAAATAAAAGTTTTGGTACATGTTACCGGTTTATTACCACTTCATTTAAGAGAAAAGTATCCTAATTTACTTTATCCTACACAAAATAAACTTGAATACACATAA